A single window of Bacteroidota bacterium DNA harbors:
- a CDS encoding DNA adenine methylase produces the protein MNSGIIPSSLATPSTQGIKYAGSKLKILPHILDCVSELEIKNVLDGFSGSTRVSQAFARLRFNTTSSDISEWSGTFGKCFLLNKKPPEHYRPIIEHLNSLKGRDGWFTEFYGGNLKNKEKRPFQKKNTRKLDAIREEIDKMDLDEIEKAVALTSLILALDSVDSTLGHYVAYLAEWSPRSYKDLLLKLPDLFISEGKNEVIKGDIFETIKGREFDLAYFDPPYGSNNDKMPPSRVRYSSYYHIWTTVIKNDKPDLFGKVNRREDSRDDFAPSVFEEFRKDEQGKFIAMNAIRKLIEETNSKYILLSYSSGGRATKEELNDILNSNGKILKVIDIDYKKNVMGNMRWTNEWVNSDGKCHEYLFLMKKK, from the coding sequence ATGAACTCAGGAATTATTCCTTCCTCGCTTGCCACCCCATCCACCCAGGGCATAAAATACGCTGGCTCCAAACTTAAAATACTTCCTCATATCCTGGACTGTGTTTCAGAACTTGAAATAAAAAATGTCCTGGATGGTTTTAGCGGATCTACGCGAGTGAGCCAGGCTTTTGCAAGGTTGCGTTTTAATACAACCTCCAGTGATATTTCCGAATGGTCCGGAACTTTTGGAAAATGTTTTTTGTTGAATAAAAAACCACCAGAGCATTATCGCCCTATTATCGAACATTTGAATTCACTAAAAGGGCGCGACGGATGGTTTACTGAGTTTTACGGTGGTAATTTGAAGAATAAAGAAAAACGCCCATTCCAAAAGAAAAATACCAGGAAGCTGGACGCTATTCGCGAAGAGATCGATAAAATGGATCTCGATGAAATTGAAAAAGCAGTTGCACTTACCAGCTTGATTCTTGCACTTGATTCCGTTGACAGCACGCTTGGACATTATGTGGCTTATCTCGCTGAATGGTCGCCACGTTCTTACAAGGACCTGCTTCTTAAATTGCCGGATTTATTCATCAGCGAAGGAAAAAATGAAGTGATCAAAGGAGATATTTTTGAAACGATAAAAGGGCGTGAATTCGACCTCGCTTACTTCGATCCGCCTTATGGTTCCAACAATGATAAAATGCCGCCGAGCCGCGTTCGTTACTCATCGTACTACCACATCTGGACAACAGTAATAAAAAATGATAAGCCGGATCTTTTCGGAAAAGTAAATCGCCGCGAAGATTCCCGTGATGATTTTGCTCCTTCTGTTTTCGAAGAATTCCGTAAAGATGAACAGGGGAAATTTATTGCCATGAACGCGATCCGCAAACTCATTGAAGAAACAAATTCAAAATATATTCTGCTTTCGTATAGTTCAGGCGGACGTGCAACGAAAGAAGAACTGAATGATATTCTCAACTCCAACGGAAAAATTCTGAAAGTGATCGATATCGATTACAAAAAAAATGTAATGGGAAATATGCGATGGACAAACGAGTGGGTGAACAGTGATGGAAAATGCCATGAGTATTTATTTCTGATGAAAAAAAAATAA